One Thermoplasmata archaeon DNA segment encodes these proteins:
- a CDS encoding ATP-NAD kinase family protein, with protein MRRIGFVVNPIAGMGGRVGLKGTDGVVEQARAAGAEPVAPERARQFANEFLSAARASPLPDVRWLTCEGPMGGEPLRDAGVVDAQVDVVYRPGNTTTAEDTRRAVDACISGGVELLLFCGGDGTARDVAESAKDRVPILGIPAGVKMHSGVFAVSPRAAAELTVAHLQGSLRVGSAEILDLDEDAYRRGEWRVALVGTAKTLVEPTLVQAGKLQVAEVSEESTREELADHFRELFAGEPGTLFFLGPGSTIASIATALGLEKTILGIDAILGGRTVAKDLNERGILSLLDAHPKAKLVLSPIGSQGFLLGRGNLEASPEVLRRIGTRNLIAVATPGKLAMTPVLRVDTGDAGLDEEFRSREYLFVLIGYRTSKLHPIQR; from the coding sequence GTGCGGCGCATCGGATTCGTCGTCAACCCCATCGCGGGGATGGGCGGACGAGTCGGCCTCAAGGGGACGGACGGCGTCGTCGAGCAGGCGAGAGCCGCGGGGGCCGAACCGGTTGCACCGGAGCGGGCCCGCCAGTTCGCGAACGAGTTCCTATCCGCCGCGCGCGCGAGTCCCTTGCCCGATGTCCGATGGCTCACCTGCGAAGGACCGATGGGCGGTGAGCCGCTTCGAGATGCCGGGGTCGTCGATGCGCAAGTGGATGTCGTCTACCGGCCGGGCAACACGACCACGGCGGAAGACACGAGGCGGGCCGTCGACGCGTGCATCTCCGGCGGGGTGGAGCTCCTCCTCTTCTGCGGCGGAGACGGCACGGCGCGCGATGTCGCGGAATCGGCGAAGGACCGCGTCCCGATTCTCGGAATCCCGGCGGGCGTCAAGATGCATTCGGGCGTGTTCGCGGTCTCCCCGCGGGCGGCCGCCGAATTGACCGTCGCTCACCTCCAGGGCAGCCTGCGTGTCGGATCCGCCGAGATCCTCGACCTCGACGAGGACGCATACCGCCGAGGCGAGTGGCGCGTCGCACTCGTCGGGACGGCGAAGACGCTCGTGGAACCGACGCTCGTCCAGGCCGGCAAGCTTCAGGTCGCGGAGGTGAGCGAAGAGTCGACCCGCGAGGAACTCGCGGATCACTTCCGCGAGCTGTTCGCGGGAGAGCCGGGCACCCTCTTCTTCCTCGGCCCTGGCTCGACGATCGCGTCGATCGCGACCGCCCTCGGTCTCGAGAAGACCATCCTAGGGATCGACGCGATCCTCGGCGGCCGGACGGTCGCCAAGGACCTGAACGAGCGGGGCATCTTGTCTTTGCTCGATGCGCACCCGAAGGCGAAGCTGGTCCTCAGTCCGATCGGCTCGCAGGGCTTCCTCCTCGGACGCGGGAATCTCGAGGCGAGCCCGGAGGTCCTCCGGCGGATCGGGACGCGGAACCTGATCGCCGTCGCGACGCCGGGCAAACTCGCGATGACGCCGGTGCTGCGGGTCGACACGGGCGATGCGGGGCTGGACGAGGAATTCCGGAGTCGCGAATACCTCTTCGTGCTCATCGGATATCGCACATCGAAGCTCCACCCGATCCAGCGATGA
- a CDS encoding prenyltransferase, producing MASVPVEQSWRRKALGWFLEFRLIPVLLWSYTAVVLGTAVAFAVAGRFEPLWLVVALALGGLVQGWETHAINEIYDWRSGTDQIGLRALSGGSKVRNMGLLEERDLWRIFACATFGVAALTAWVVVARAPWLALIILAGYLIGLAYTAPPIAMSYRPFTGEWLGGFPGVLLSGLGAYAIQALSVSLVAVIALAAHALACTGMLVVHHYADAPMDAAAVPPKRTTVVALGFRNAKRYAAGMVVAAVILDLWLSVTFHTAFFFAAVLTLPAIWFHLRIDAADLESTTRNELRVIQLGIAAGLTTSVLLAPLLWPLLPLAALGYFAHLMVAAPPPALARAWRRAPAPDSRNR from the coding sequence GTGGCGTCCGTCCCGGTCGAGCAGTCGTGGAGACGCAAGGCGCTCGGTTGGTTCCTGGAGTTCCGGCTGATCCCGGTCCTGCTCTGGTCGTACACGGCGGTCGTGCTGGGGACCGCGGTGGCCTTCGCCGTCGCCGGGAGGTTCGAGCCGCTCTGGCTTGTGGTGGCCCTCGCCCTCGGCGGCCTCGTCCAAGGATGGGAGACGCACGCCATCAACGAGATCTACGATTGGCGGAGCGGCACGGACCAGATCGGGCTCCGCGCCCTGTCCGGCGGGAGCAAGGTCCGGAACATGGGCTTGCTCGAGGAGCGGGATCTGTGGCGGATCTTTGCCTGCGCGACCTTCGGCGTCGCCGCGTTGACCGCCTGGGTCGTCGTGGCGCGCGCACCGTGGCTCGCCCTGATCATCCTCGCCGGGTACCTCATCGGCCTGGCGTACACCGCCCCGCCGATCGCGATGTCGTACCGGCCCTTCACCGGGGAGTGGCTGGGCGGATTCCCCGGCGTCTTGCTGTCGGGCCTCGGCGCGTACGCGATCCAGGCACTCTCCGTCTCGCTCGTGGCGGTGATCGCCCTGGCGGCCCACGCCCTCGCGTGCACCGGCATGCTGGTCGTCCATCACTATGCCGATGCGCCGATGGACGCGGCGGCGGTGCCGCCGAAGCGCACGACCGTCGTCGCCCTTGGGTTCCGGAATGCGAAGCGGTACGCCGCGGGGATGGTCGTCGCGGCAGTCATCCTCGACCTCTGGCTGAGCGTCACCTTCCACACCGCGTTCTTCTTCGCCGCCGTCCTCACGCTCCCGGCGATCTGGTTCCATCTGCGGATCGACGCGGCGGACCTCGAGTCAACGACCCGCAACGAACTGAGGGTCATCCAGCTCGGCATCGCCGCGGGCTTGACGACATCGGTCTTGCTCGCGCCGCTGCTGTGGCCTCTCCTCCCTCTCGCCGCGCTCGGTTACTTCGCGCACCTCATGGTAGCCGCGCCGCCTCCCGCCCTCGCCCGCGCATGGCGCCGCGCACCGGCACCGGATTCGCGGAACCGCTAA
- a CDS encoding winged helix-turn-helix domain-containing protein has product MAEPPGTLSKNGWVRGFMDKRLWYLIAATRGGINRARILRTLHDRPYNANDLAGQLGLDYKTVRHHLDVLRENDCVMTLGHEGYGILYSLSPRLQVHFDDFLEIWRLIEGRVGEK; this is encoded by the coding sequence ATGGCCGAGCCACCGGGTACGTTGTCGAAGAACGGTTGGGTGCGCGGCTTCATGGACAAGCGGTTGTGGTATCTCATCGCGGCAACCCGCGGGGGCATCAACCGCGCGCGGATCTTGCGGACGCTCCACGACCGGCCGTACAACGCGAACGACCTCGCAGGCCAACTCGGTCTCGACTACAAAACGGTTCGCCATCACTTGGATGTGCTCCGGGAGAACGATTGCGTCATGACGCTCGGACACGAAGGCTACGGCATCTTGTATTCCCTCTCGCCTCGGCTCCAGGTGCACTTCGACGACTTCCTCGAAATCTGGCGGCTCATCGAGGGCCGCGTTGGGGAAAAGTAA
- a CDS encoding aldo/keto reductase, translating to MVNYRPMGKTELEVSEVGFGLWTLATGRWGEFTDDQAVDLLHKAYDAGINYFDVAPTDGAGRGERLLGRAFQDRRELVIISTKVGRTDGGVDFSPAGIRKALDATLDRLASSYVDVVQLHYPDAATVANAGVWQTLEDLKSEGKARYVGIALGPGPGGLEEGRAAMRKRDLGCVQTYYNLLEEEPGRKFFPVALEINQGMVIRAPHAGGVLESSPDAVRFPADGDLQVKEAAWVERARDQAANLSWIYEGKGMSLSQAAVKFILSEETVASVIPNIYREEHLTEYGAVSDFESFSQVELGEIAEQFRKGFGA from the coding sequence GTGGTGAACTATCGTCCGATGGGGAAGACGGAGCTCGAGGTCTCGGAGGTCGGGTTCGGCCTGTGGACCCTCGCCACCGGCCGGTGGGGCGAATTCACCGACGACCAGGCCGTCGACTTGCTCCACAAGGCGTACGACGCGGGCATCAACTACTTCGACGTCGCCCCCACGGACGGGGCGGGGCGCGGGGAACGCTTGCTCGGACGGGCCTTTCAGGACCGGCGGGAGCTCGTCATCATCTCGACCAAGGTGGGCCGCACCGATGGCGGGGTCGATTTCTCGCCGGCCGGCATCCGCAAGGCGCTCGACGCGACCCTGGATCGGCTGGCTTCGTCCTACGTCGACGTCGTGCAGCTGCACTACCCCGATGCGGCAACCGTCGCGAACGCCGGCGTGTGGCAGACCCTCGAGGACCTGAAGTCGGAAGGGAAAGCCCGCTACGTCGGGATCGCGCTCGGCCCGGGCCCCGGTGGCCTCGAGGAAGGGCGAGCCGCGATGCGGAAGCGCGACCTCGGTTGCGTGCAGACGTACTACAACCTCCTCGAAGAGGAGCCGGGTCGGAAGTTCTTCCCGGTCGCCCTGGAGATCAACCAAGGGATGGTGATCCGCGCGCCGCACGCCGGCGGCGTGCTCGAATCGAGCCCCGACGCGGTCCGCTTCCCCGCGGACGGGGATCTCCAGGTGAAGGAAGCGGCGTGGGTTGAGCGGGCGAGGGACCAGGCGGCGAACCTGAGCTGGATCTACGAGGGGAAGGGGATGAGCCTCTCCCAGGCCGCGGTGAAGTTCATCCTGTCCGAGGAGACCGTGGCGTCCGTGATCCCGAACATCTACCGGGAAGAGCACCTCACGGAGTACGGCGCCGTGTCGGACTTCGAGAGCTTCTCCCAGGTCGAGCTCGGTGAGATCGCGGAGCAGTTCCGGAAAGGGTTCGGTGCCTGA
- the psmB gene encoding archaeal proteasome endopeptidase complex subunit beta — MSTVSKEVETGTTTLGLVCKDGVVLAADRRATAGTLIAHKHTKKVYKLDENLGLTTAGLVGDLQVLARYITAEVELYKLKRGVTMPVEACATLTANILSGSRFYPYWVQLVIGGWDRAGGHVYSLDAAGGSLPDKFVSSGSGSPYVYGVLEDHFKDDMLTEDGANLAIRAVTAAMKRDAVSGEGIDVAIITKDGFKMLDDKEVEKRKLSMKLT, encoded by the coding sequence ATGTCAACGGTTTCCAAAGAAGTCGAGACCGGCACGACGACGCTCGGGCTCGTTTGCAAGGATGGGGTCGTCCTCGCAGCGGACCGCCGTGCGACGGCTGGGACGCTGATTGCGCACAAGCACACGAAGAAGGTGTACAAGCTCGACGAGAACCTCGGCCTGACGACCGCGGGCCTCGTCGGCGATCTGCAGGTCCTCGCGCGGTACATCACCGCGGAAGTCGAACTGTACAAGCTCAAGCGTGGCGTCACGATGCCCGTCGAGGCGTGCGCGACGCTGACCGCGAACATCCTCAGCGGCAGCCGCTTCTACCCATATTGGGTGCAGCTCGTGATCGGCGGCTGGGACCGCGCGGGCGGCCATGTGTACTCGCTCGACGCGGCCGGCGGGTCCCTCCCGGACAAGTTCGTTTCGAGCGGGTCCGGCAGCCCCTACGTCTATGGAGTCCTCGAGGACCACTTCAAGGATGACATGTTGACGGAGGACGGGGCGAACCTCGCGATCCGGGCCGTCACCGCGGCGATGAAGCGGGACGCGGTCTCGGGCGAAGGGATCGACGTCGCGATCATCACGAAAGACGGATTCAAGATGCTCGACGACAAAGAAGTCGAGAAGCGCAAGTTAAGCATGAAACTGACCTGA
- a CDS encoding beta-CASP ribonuclease aCPSF1 translates to MTIEDILNDARSVVKKVVPDHVEITQVDFEGPTIVIYTKNMEVFAESNELVRQIAQQLRRRIVVRPDPSLLASQEDAEKIIREVIPPEAQITGIYFETETGEVTIEALSPGMVIGRHGSILNEVKKRIGWAPKVVRTPPIPSKTVEEIRQYLRTINDERQAFLKQVGRRLAREVPQGENYVRITALGGFRQVGRSAALLSTRESKVLIDCGVLISEDNGSPYLNAPEVMPLGSIDAVVITHAHLDHSGLVPALYKYGYDGPIYTTPPTRDLMSLLQLDFIKVAMGEARKSPYDSSNVRKAVANTIPLKYGETTDIAPDVRLTFQNAGHILGSAVAHFHIGDGLYNVAMSGDIKFEKTWLFNPAVNKFPRLETLVLESTYGGYHDIQPSRHEAAQQLKEVVRRVLSRGGKVLVPVFAVGRSQEVMLVLEDAMRNRQIPEVPIYLDGMIWEATAIHTAYPEYLNSQLRTEIFQTGENPFLSPIFKRVETSDMRSNICDDVEPCIVLATSGMMSGGPVLEYFKSWADNPLHALLFVGFQSEGSLGRRIQRDAREITLTDRGQPLTLPIKLDVETIDGFSGHSDRLQLLNYVGTMEPRPERVIVNHGEEFKCSDLASGLYKKFGLEARAPMNLETIRLK, encoded by the coding sequence ATGACCATTGAGGACATTCTGAACGACGCGCGAAGCGTCGTGAAGAAAGTGGTCCCCGACCACGTGGAAATCACGCAAGTCGACTTCGAAGGCCCCACGATCGTGATCTACACGAAGAACATGGAGGTCTTCGCGGAGTCGAACGAGCTCGTGCGCCAGATCGCTCAGCAGCTCCGCCGCCGGATCGTCGTCCGACCGGATCCGTCCCTCCTTGCGTCCCAGGAGGACGCCGAGAAGATTATTCGCGAGGTGATCCCGCCGGAGGCGCAGATCACCGGCATCTACTTCGAGACGGAAACCGGCGAGGTGACAATCGAGGCGCTTTCGCCCGGTATGGTGATCGGCCGCCACGGGTCGATCCTGAACGAGGTCAAGAAGCGGATCGGTTGGGCGCCGAAGGTCGTGCGCACCCCTCCCATCCCCTCGAAGACGGTCGAGGAGATTCGCCAGTACCTCCGGACGATCAACGACGAGCGCCAGGCGTTCCTGAAACAAGTCGGCCGACGACTCGCGCGCGAAGTCCCCCAGGGAGAGAACTACGTCCGGATCACCGCACTCGGGGGCTTCCGACAGGTCGGCCGATCCGCCGCGCTCCTGTCCACGCGGGAGTCGAAGGTCCTGATCGACTGCGGCGTGCTCATCTCGGAGGACAACGGCTCGCCCTACCTCAACGCCCCGGAGGTCATGCCGCTCGGTTCGATCGATGCCGTCGTCATCACGCACGCCCATCTCGACCACTCCGGGCTCGTGCCGGCCCTGTACAAGTACGGCTACGACGGGCCGATTTACACGACGCCGCCGACGCGCGACCTGATGTCGTTGCTCCAGCTCGACTTCATCAAGGTCGCGATGGGCGAGGCGCGCAAGTCGCCGTACGATTCGAGCAACGTCCGGAAGGCCGTGGCGAACACGATCCCGCTCAAATACGGCGAGACGACGGACATCGCGCCGGACGTCCGGTTGACGTTCCAGAACGCGGGCCACATCCTCGGCTCCGCCGTCGCGCACTTCCACATCGGGGACGGGCTGTACAACGTCGCGATGTCCGGGGACATCAAGTTCGAGAAGACGTGGCTCTTCAACCCGGCCGTCAACAAGTTCCCGCGCCTCGAGACGCTCGTCCTCGAATCGACGTACGGCGGCTACCACGACATCCAGCCGTCCCGGCACGAGGCGGCGCAGCAGCTCAAGGAGGTGGTCCGTCGGGTGCTCAGCCGAGGGGGCAAGGTCTTGGTCCCCGTCTTCGCCGTCGGGCGCTCCCAGGAGGTCATGCTCGTCCTCGAGGACGCGATGCGGAACCGCCAGATCCCGGAAGTGCCGATCTACTTGGACGGCATGATCTGGGAGGCGACCGCGATCCATACCGCGTACCCGGAGTACCTGAACAGCCAGCTCCGGACGGAGATCTTCCAGACGGGCGAGAACCCGTTCCTGTCGCCGATCTTCAAGCGCGTCGAGACGTCGGACATGCGGTCGAACATCTGCGACGACGTCGAGCCGTGCATCGTGCTCGCGACGTCCGGCATGATGTCAGGCGGCCCCGTGTTGGAGTACTTCAAGTCGTGGGCGGACAACCCGCTCCACGCCCTCCTCTTCGTCGGGTTCCAATCCGAAGGATCCCTCGGCCGGCGCATCCAGCGGGACGCGCGCGAGATCACGCTCACGGACCGCGGGCAGCCGCTCACGCTCCCGATCAAGCTCGACGTCGAGACGATCGACGGCTTCTCCGGCCACTCGGACCGCCTGCAGCTTCTGAACTACGTCGGGACGATGGAGCCTCGGCCCGAGCGGGTCATCGTAAACCACGGCGAGGAGTTCAAGTGCTCCGACCTGGCGTCGGGCCTATACAAGAAGTTCGGCCTCGAGGCGCGCGCCCCGATGAACCTCGAGACGATCCGGCTCAAGTGA
- the thsB gene encoding thermosome subunit beta gives MMGGQPIIILKEGTEREKGKGAVSNNIAAARAVADAVKSTLGPKGMDKMLVDSLGDVTITNDGVTILKEIEIEHPTAKMLVEVAKTQDDEVGDGTTSAVILAGELLKAAESLIEQEVHPTIIVNGYRMAAAEAVRRLNQLAFPVKRDDKTTLRSIARTAMSGRSVGTNADFLAGIAVDAVQSIVEEVAGELRADVDNILVQKKHGGSLSDTNLIDGVVLDKERVHPRMPKFVRDAKIALINRALEVKKTEVNEEIRIRDPGKLQLFLNEEEKSLKTMVDKIRASGANVVLCQKGIDDVAQHYLAKEGIYAVRRVKESDMKKLAKATGARAVTNLDDLTAKELGSAELVEERKVGTDDMTFVTGCKKARAVSILVRGGTEHVVDEVERILHDALRVVAATIEDGKAIAGGGAAEVELSLALKDYAATIGGREQLAIEAFAQALDVIPRTLGENAGLDPIDVLIKLRAEHGKKGGKSMGVNVMTGEPLDMLKANIVEPLRVKTQEIESAQEVAGMILRIDDIIASKKSPPPPPGGGEHGGGMGGMGGMPGMGM, from the coding sequence ATGATGGGCGGTCAGCCAATCATCATCTTGAAGGAAGGGACGGAACGGGAGAAGGGCAAGGGCGCAGTGTCGAACAACATCGCCGCCGCCCGCGCGGTCGCCGATGCGGTCAAGTCGACCCTTGGCCCGAAAGGCATGGACAAGATGCTCGTCGACTCTCTCGGCGACGTGACGATTACGAACGATGGGGTCACGATCCTCAAGGAAATCGAGATCGAACACCCGACGGCGAAGATGCTCGTCGAGGTCGCTAAGACGCAGGACGACGAGGTCGGAGACGGGACGACGAGTGCCGTCATCCTCGCCGGGGAACTCCTGAAAGCCGCCGAGAGCCTGATCGAGCAGGAGGTCCACCCGACGATCATCGTGAACGGCTACCGGATGGCGGCGGCCGAGGCGGTCCGCCGACTCAACCAGCTCGCCTTCCCCGTGAAGAGGGACGACAAGACGACCCTCCGGTCGATCGCCCGGACGGCGATGTCTGGCCGCAGCGTCGGTACGAATGCCGACTTCCTCGCCGGCATCGCCGTGGACGCGGTGCAGTCGATCGTCGAGGAGGTCGCGGGGGAACTCCGCGCGGACGTCGACAACATCCTCGTCCAGAAGAAACACGGGGGGAGCCTGAGCGACACGAACCTGATCGACGGCGTCGTCTTGGACAAAGAGCGCGTGCATCCTCGGATGCCGAAGTTCGTCCGCGACGCGAAGATCGCCCTGATCAACCGCGCCCTCGAGGTCAAGAAGACCGAGGTGAACGAGGAGATCCGAATCCGCGATCCGGGCAAGCTACAGCTGTTCCTGAACGAGGAAGAGAAGAGCCTCAAGACGATGGTCGACAAGATCAGGGCATCCGGGGCCAACGTCGTCCTGTGCCAGAAGGGCATCGACGACGTCGCACAGCACTACCTCGCGAAGGAGGGCATCTACGCGGTGCGTCGCGTCAAGGAAAGCGATATGAAGAAGCTCGCGAAGGCGACGGGCGCGCGCGCGGTCACGAACCTGGACGACCTCACGGCGAAGGAACTCGGGAGCGCCGAGCTCGTCGAGGAGCGGAAGGTCGGGACGGACGACATGACCTTTGTCACCGGCTGCAAGAAAGCCCGCGCCGTGTCGATCCTCGTGCGCGGCGGCACGGAGCACGTCGTCGATGAGGTCGAGCGAATCCTCCACGACGCGCTGCGCGTGGTGGCTGCGACGATCGAGGACGGCAAGGCGATCGCCGGCGGCGGGGCGGCGGAGGTCGAGCTGTCCCTGGCGCTCAAGGATTACGCGGCGACGATCGGGGGCCGGGAACAGTTGGCGATTGAAGCGTTCGCGCAGGCGCTCGACGTGATCCCGAGGACGCTCGGCGAAAACGCGGGCCTCGATCCGATCGACGTCCTGATCAAGCTCCGCGCGGAACACGGGAAGAAGGGCGGCAAGTCGATGGGAGTGAACGTCATGACGGGCGAGCCCCTCGACATGCTCAAGGCGAACATCGTCGAGCCGCTCCGTGTCAAGACCCAAGAAATCGAGTCCGCCCAGGAAGTCGCGGGCATGATCCTCCGCATCGACGACATCATCGCCTCGAAGAAGTCGCCCCCGCCTCCGCCCGGTGGCGGCGAACACGGCGGCGGCATGGGCGGGATGGGCGGCATGCCCGGAATGGGGATGTGA
- a CDS encoding DGQHR domain-containing protein yields MAPAEEKGVEGVNTRQAVREIRKLALEYEQHGNRFYVTVWTGTELAKSTTVPVFDSRKEDGYQRLPKKQRVHRAAKYLLSGGKFPGAILLSIRGPDREKISVRPIQDVPGNGFYRLVELTIPAGVMIYLVDGQHRKYALVEGIDQGSHLENFGLASVIFLSEDEVDEAQQFRTVHKEQKNVPTDLVDRILLREVETDRVNPIALRQAGEYKKLREWTAIRVTRLLDELQGSPWHGRIKPPNAGMLAEEAKAKGDEAPDWDVTENSVKTSLTPVIELLDGWEPEAIANMLVAYWQAVVEVCAQAWANKEAYLYMHNTKGIYVLHSFFPACFAHSVKLSGGPSKDNFASVLSDAGLDDEFFARGGELEGVGGWGGFKTKAQELVSNLAET; encoded by the coding sequence GTGGCCCCCGCCGAAGAGAAAGGGGTCGAAGGCGTGAACACTCGGCAGGCAGTCCGGGAGATCCGGAAGCTTGCCCTAGAGTACGAGCAGCACGGGAACCGGTTCTACGTCACGGTGTGGACGGGCACCGAGTTGGCGAAGAGCACGACGGTGCCGGTCTTCGACAGCAGGAAAGAAGACGGGTACCAGCGGCTCCCCAAGAAGCAGCGCGTACACAGGGCGGCCAAGTACCTCCTTTCGGGAGGGAAGTTCCCGGGGGCCATCCTCCTGAGCATCAGGGGTCCGGACCGTGAGAAGATCTCCGTGCGCCCGATCCAGGATGTCCCGGGGAACGGGTTCTACCGGCTCGTCGAACTAACCATTCCGGCGGGGGTCATGATCTACCTCGTCGATGGACAGCACCGGAAGTACGCCCTCGTCGAGGGGATCGACCAGGGGAGCCACCTCGAGAACTTCGGGCTCGCCTCGGTCATTTTTCTTTCCGAGGACGAGGTCGACGAGGCCCAACAGTTCCGGACCGTCCACAAGGAGCAAAAGAACGTCCCCACGGACCTCGTGGACCGGATCCTGCTCCGCGAAGTGGAGACGGATCGGGTGAACCCGATCGCCCTCCGGCAAGCCGGCGAGTACAAGAAGCTCCGGGAGTGGACCGCGATCCGCGTCACGCGCCTCCTGGACGAGCTGCAGGGGAGCCCGTGGCATGGCCGGATCAAGCCTCCGAACGCGGGGATGTTGGCCGAGGAGGCCAAGGCCAAGGGCGACGAGGCCCCGGACTGGGACGTGACGGAGAACAGCGTCAAGACGTCGCTTACACCCGTCATCGAGTTGCTCGACGGATGGGAGCCAGAAGCAATCGCGAACATGCTCGTCGCGTACTGGCAAGCGGTCGTCGAGGTGTGCGCACAGGCCTGGGCGAACAAGGAGGCCTATCTGTACATGCACAACACGAAGGGGATCTACGTCCTCCACTCGTTCTTCCCGGCGTGCTTCGCGCACTCCGTGAAGCTATCGGGTGGGCCGTCGAAGGACAACTTCGCCTCCGTGCTCTCGGATGCGGGCTTGGACGACGAGTTCTTCGCCCGTGGAGGGGAGCTCGAGGGGGTCGGAGGTTGGGGCGGGTTCAAGACGAAGGCGCAGGAACTCGTGTCGAACCTAGCCGAGACGTAG